From the Conexivisphaerales archaeon genome, the window CGTTTTTCTTGTAGTATTTGGAAAGCCTGTGTATCTTTGCTTCAAGAAGCTCCAGCGAATGCACGTTCTTTCTGTCAGCCTTGTGCACCTTCAGGTGAGCCTGAAGCCTTCTGGCTTTGTTCAGAAGGTTCTGCAGGTCCTCAGGAACGGAAGGCTCGACCTTCGCCTCTCTCAGCACTTGGGTTATAGATTTGTTTATCAGCTTCTTAACCAGAGGAACGCCATATTCATCCCTCAGCTTGACACCTATTACACTTGGCGGATAACCCTCCTTTGCAAGCTTGACTATCGTTGACTCTATCGCTTCAGGGTTCTGGTTTATCCACTGCGTTGATATTATAGAGGGCGGCCTGCTCGAGTGAGACTTGCCATGCCTGTGACTATGAATTCTAGCCATCTTCCTTCCAAGCCTTTTTTGTGGGCCAATTAATAAATGTATAAAAGGAAATTTTCAGAGCTCTGAGTTCTCCTTCAGCCATTCAGCCATCATTCTTAGAGCCCTTGCCCTGTGAGATATACTGCACTTCTCCTCAAGCTCCATCTCCCCAAGAGTCTTCTCCATCCCTTCAGGGATGAAGACAGGGTCGAAGCCAAACCCTTTGTCGCCTCTGACATTGTAACTGATTCTGCCGTCGATTCTCCCCTTGAAGACCTTTACCATATCCCTAATTCTAAGAGCTACAGCAGATTCAAAATATGCTGTTCTGTCTTCGCCCAAGAGCTTCAGCAGCCCCTCGTTTCCTATGGTCCGAAAGACGTATGCCGAAAAAGGCCCGGGGAAGCCCCTGAGCGAATTGACATACAAACCTGTATCCTCGACGAAGAATGGGTTTTGATTCTGGGGTACGAAACTTGCAGAGAATCTGGCAACCTCTCCAACATCATCGTCCTGAATCTCTACTCCCTTCATCGGTTTGGCCAGCACCTGTATTCCGTACGGGGCAAGGGTGAAGGCTGCTTCCTTCACCTTGTGGTTATTCGACGTTGCGAAGACCAGTTTCAAAACAGCTAACCCCACTGACCCCTTGCATACCTGCCCCTCAGCTCTATAGCCTTTGACCTCTCCACAACTTCTTTACCTGCATCGCCCAGTCTGCTGACGTAGCTCTCCAGAACCTCTGAATACACCTCTTTGAATCTGTCAGGGATATCCGCTGACAGAATCTCCTTCAGAAGATGAATATCCACTGCCTTGTCCTCTACATCTGTTGAATGGATTGAGAGCCCGAAATCAAGCGCATACAGCCTTCCATCTCTCAGTATGAAGTTACTTGTAGTCGGGTCGCCATGGATTATCCCTGCAGAATGAAGGGAGGCGAGAGCTTCACCAAGCTGTCTGCAAGCCTTCGTTACATTCCCTCCATCCTTAAGCAACAGCCTGAGGCTATCGCCTCTGATATACTGCATTATAATTGTAGAATTTGCCATGTCAACAAAGTACACAGTTGGAGTCAGCACATTCACTTTTTTCGCTTCAACGAGTGTCCTAGCTTCTTTTATCGTCCTCTGTCTTCTGAGCTCTTCGTCAAGCTCCGCTATCATGTAGCCCCTTGGCTTTCTAACTTTGAATACAGCTTGCCTGCCCATCCATTCCTTCAGCCATATCTCTGCCTCAGCCCCTTTCTTGATCAGCTTCTCCATGGTATCTGCACCTCATCAACCCTCCACTTCTGTCTGACGAAGCCCTCTTCAGGTTTGACAGAGAAGCCCTGACTGTAATGCTTTGCTCCAGCCCAACCGATCTGAGAGCCACAGTCTCCTGAATATTCAATCGGCGGGACAAACAGCTTCGCCCCCTGCCTTTTGCACACTTCTTCGAGCATGATGGACAGCCTTCTGTTCGCAGCCACACCTCCCACAACAAGAAGCTCCTTCTTCTCAGTAAACGCAAGTGCCCTTTCTGTAACTTCGCAGAGCATAGAGAATGCAGTCTCCTGCAGTGAATAGGCAATGTCCTCGACATTATTGCTTCCTATCAGCTTCTTGGCAGAAGTGAGCAGGCCTGAGAACGACATGTCGTTTCCCTTCACTGTATAGGGAAGCTGAATGTATTTGCTGCCCTTACCTGCAAGCTTTTCGACCTCAGCCCCACAGGGGCTTGACAACTTCAGCGCCCTCCCGAACTGGTCAAGAAGCTGGCCTATAGTTATGTCAAGGGTCTCTCCAAAGAACCTCCATCTTCCTCTGCTGCTGGAGAGAAGTGCTGTATGTCCGCCTGATACGAGCAGGCATACAGGGTCAGTCGCGCCTGTGAGCAGGCAGCCAAGCTCTATATGGCCTACGGCATGGTTTACAGGTATCAGCGGCTTAGAAAAATATGAAGAAAGAGAACGCGCAACAACAGCCCCAACCCTCAGACAAGGCCCCAGCCCTGGACCTGCAGAGTAGGATATTGCTGTTATATCCTTCATCTTCACATTTGCCTTCTTCAGCGCTTCGTTCACTACATGAGGAGCATACTTCGCATGGTGGTGGGAAGCTTCGGCAGGATGTATTCCTGAGCCGTTTGTTCCTCTGTACACCTGCCTAACATCAGACATTATTCTTCCGTCAGAAGCAACAACTGCAGCACCAAAGGTATGCGCAGTGCTCTCTATGCCAAGGAACAGTAATCTCTTTGAATGCATCGTATTTGATAGATAGTAGCAATAAGATTTATCCTTTATTCAAAAGATACACCAGCATGATGAACCCAGCCATCGATTCTGCTCAGCTCAGCTTTTACCTGCATGCAACAGAGGATGAAGAGAAGGTGCTGAAGGCTCTTGGAGAGATGCTGAAAATTGACAGGGAAAGACTGGAGAGGAGAAGGCTGGAGGGTCATTTCGGAAATGTGATCATCTCATATACAGCAAGACTGAGGGGTGATGAAGCAGCTGAACTCTGGAGCAGGGTGATTGATGGTATGAATTCTCT encodes:
- a CDS encoding XTP/dITP diphosphatase, which translates into the protein MGLAVLKLVFATSNNHKVKEAAFTLAPYGIQVLAKPMKGVEIQDDDVGEVARFSASFVPQNQNPFFVEDTGLYVNSLRGFPGPFSAYVFRTIGNEGLLKLLGEDRTAYFESAVALRIRDMVKVFKGRIDGRISYNVRGDKGFGFDPVFIPEGMEKTLGEMELEEKCSISHRARALRMMAEWLKENSEL
- a CDS encoding RNA-binding domain-containing protein — encoded protein: MIDSSNKIYPLFKRYTSMMNPAIDSAQLSFYLHATEDEEKVLKALGEMLKIDRERLERRRLEGHFGNVIISYTARLRGDEAAELWSRVIDGMNSLDRDELRRSLEERLEDNLRLHLRLDKQALVLGKIRLAESDPVKLEFRFARKVADVKEVLEGLV
- the kae1 gene encoding KEOPS complex N(6)-L-threonylcarbamoyladenine synthase Kae1, whose amino-acid sequence is MHSKRLLFLGIESTAHTFGAAVVASDGRIMSDVRQVYRGTNGSGIHPAEASHHHAKYAPHVVNEALKKANVKMKDITAISYSAGPGLGPCLRVGAVVARSLSSYFSKPLIPVNHAVGHIELGCLLTGATDPVCLLVSGGHTALLSSSRGRWRFFGETLDITIGQLLDQFGRALKLSSPCGAEVEKLAGKGSKYIQLPYTVKGNDMSFSGLLTSAKKLIGSNNVEDIAYSLQETAFSMLCEVTERALAFTEKKELLVVGGVAANRRLSIMLEEVCKRQGAKLFVPPIEYSGDCGSQIGWAGAKHYSQGFSVKPEEGFVRQKWRVDEVQIPWRS
- a CDS encoding 30S ribosomal protein S15, whose protein sequence is MARIHSHRHGKSHSSRPPSIISTQWINQNPEAIESTIVKLAKEGYPPSVIGVKLRDEYGVPLVKKLINKSITQVLREAKVEPSVPEDLQNLLNKARRLQAHLKVHKADRKNVHSLELLEAKIHRLSKYYKKNGVLPENWKYSSVVAQLA
- a CDS encoding KEOPS complex kinase/ATPase Bud32, with product MEKLIKKGAEAEIWLKEWMGRQAVFKVRKPRGYMIAELDEELRRQRTIKEARTLVEAKKVNVLTPTVYFVDMANSTIIMQYIRGDSLRLLLKDGGNVTKACRQLGEALASLHSAGIIHGDPTTSNFILRDGRLYALDFGLSIHSTDVEDKAVDIHLLKEILSADIPDRFKEVYSEVLESYVSRLGDAGKEVVERSKAIELRGRYARGQWG